Sequence from the Candidatus Omnitrophota bacterium genome:
TGTCGAATAGGCCTTTGAATGTAGGTCTGGTAGGTGGAGGCGGAGGCGCTTTTATCGTCAATCCGCATCAGAAAGCGATTTTCTTCGATGGAACGCGGCGCGTCGTTTGCGGCGCCTTGCATCCCGATCCCGCCGTCGCCATGAAAGAGGCGGAAGCGTGGGCGTATCCGATTAAGGGCTATAAGAATTACGACGAAATGCTGGACGAAGAGATGAAGAAGCCTGCGGGCGAGCGCATCGATTACGTCTTGATCGTTACGCCCAACTTCGTCCATTTCGATCCCGCCAAGAAAGCGCTCTCGAGGGGCATTCCCGTTTTTTGCGAAAAACCGTTGACGGTAACGCTGCAGGAATCGGAAGAACTGGTCAAGATCGTCAATGAGAAGAAGATACCCTTCTGCACGGCGCATACGTATCTCGGCCATTGGACCAGCCGCTTGTCACGTTTCATCGTTACTTCCGGCTTGATCGGCAAGGTGCGCTGGGTGGATTCCTACTACATCCAAGGTTGGTTGGCGGGACGTATGGAAGACCAAGGCGTTATGCAGGCCGAATGGCGCGTCGATCCCAAGCGCGCGGGCGGCAGCTGCTGCGGCGGCGACATCGGCACCCACGCCTTGATGCAGCTGCGTTACGTTACAGGCCTCGACGTCGTGAAGCTGCAAGCCTATCTGGAGACTTTTGTCGCTGGTCGGCAATTAGACGACCATTTCACCGTTTATTGCGAACTGTCCAATGGCGGCAAGGCTTTGGTGCGCGCTTCGCAGATCGC
This genomic interval carries:
- a CDS encoding Gfo/Idh/MocA family oxidoreductase, with protein sequence MSNRPLNVGLVGGGGGAFIVNPHQKAIFFDGTRRVVCGALHPDPAVAMKEAEAWAYPIKGYKNYDEMLDEEMKKPAGERIDYVLIVTPNFVHFDPAKKALSRGIPVFCEKPLTVTLQESEELVKIVNEKKIPFCTAHTYLGHWTSRLSRFIVTSGLIGKVRWVDSYYIQGWLAGRMEDQGVMQAEWRVDPKRAGGSCCGGDIGTHALMQLRYVTGLDVVKLQAYLETFVAGRQLDDHFTVYCELSNGGKALVRASQIAIGHKNDLGIEVNGDKGTLVWRQEEPEKLVIHLPGQPDRVYWRGEVKPNDGFFKDIPASLLSEPTIPSGHPEAFHDAFARLHRCFEADVRAYQAGTYQKTDGSKYATVDDGRIGIAFIEKALESNKNNHACVELK